In the Flagellimonas sp. HMM57 genome, one interval contains:
- a CDS encoding amidohydrolase family protein has protein sequence MRYLVSLVLIVSTTMQSQTVSLEGVNIVDVISGTIIKNQNIQLNNDIIQQIGPRPFRKSDKRIKLKGKYVIPGLWDMHVHLTNVGKESLPLFITNGIIGVRDMGGNWKDIKKWKEQKHSYWPTIFSPGPILESKPFYQLVKQLMGPDFAKTRIPVPSPERAFEIIDSLNTEGVDFIKVRSAKDMPTLSAIVQFAKKKNLNVAGHIEANLRMMDALNIHLYSVEHTTFFQLLGAEDSIKESIIESFKSKSPYFTPTLIATENSRLNSTAFKDLTAIEKQQLSPELKENWEVFDAIKMLEAPMKWDSINAIFNEFSKRIVNPETLLAGTDLGVPGVLTGSSLHKELELLVNRLDVTNLTALKSATINASKTLGLQSEYGSIEENKKASLLVLDKNPLENIANTRTIYMVIHNGIIIDKEKGIELTADVENELNLSRKNYPNSILDHLKESIKRMKGNK, from the coding sequence ATGAGATACTTAGTTTCTTTGGTTTTGATTGTTTCAACGACCATGCAATCCCAAACTGTCTCCTTAGAGGGGGTCAATATAGTAGACGTAATTTCTGGTACGATAATAAAAAATCAGAATATCCAATTAAACAATGACATCATTCAACAGATTGGTCCAAGACCATTTAGGAAATCCGACAAAAGAATAAAACTAAAAGGCAAATATGTCATTCCTGGTCTATGGGACATGCATGTTCACCTGACCAACGTTGGTAAAGAATCTCTGCCGCTTTTTATAACCAATGGCATTATTGGCGTAAGAGATATGGGTGGAAATTGGAAGGATATCAAAAAATGGAAGGAACAAAAACATAGTTACTGGCCCACAATTTTCTCTCCAGGCCCGATACTTGAGTCAAAACCATTTTATCAACTTGTAAAACAGTTAATGGGACCGGATTTTGCAAAAACAAGAATTCCCGTTCCTTCACCTGAAAGGGCCTTTGAAATCATAGACTCTCTAAATACAGAAGGTGTTGATTTTATTAAGGTAAGATCTGCAAAAGATATGCCTACCTTATCAGCGATTGTACAATTCGCCAAAAAAAAGAACCTTAATGTTGCTGGCCATATCGAAGCTAACCTTAGAATGATGGATGCATTGAATATCCATCTTTATAGTGTGGAACATACAACCTTTTTCCAATTGTTAGGAGCTGAAGATTCTATAAAGGAAAGTATCATCGAATCCTTTAAAAGTAAATCCCCTTACTTCACCCCAACACTAATAGCAACTGAAAATTCAAGGCTCAACTCTACAGCATTTAAAGATCTAACAGCTATTGAAAAACAACAACTTAGTCCAGAACTTAAAGAAAACTGGGAAGTTTTTGATGCCATTAAAATGTTGGAAGCTCCAATGAAGTGGGACAGTATAAATGCAATTTTCAATGAATTCTCCAAGAGGATTGTCAATCCAGAAACTTTGTTAGCTGGAACAGATTTAGGAGTGCCGGGAGTTTTAACCGGTTCAAGTCTTCATAAGGAACTTGAATTACTAGTAAATAGATTGGATGTGACAAATTTGACTGCCCTCAAATCCGCTACCATCAATGCATCAAAAACCCTTGGCCTTCAATCAGAATATGGAAGCATCGAAGAAAACAAGAAAGCCTCTCTATTGGTTTTGGATAAAAACCCACTGGAAAATATAGCTAATACTAGAACGATTTATATGGTAATACACAATGGTATAATAATCGATAAGGAAAAAGGCATTGAACTTACAGCAGATGTAGAAAATGAATTAAATCTAAGTAGAAAGAATTATCCCAATTCCATTTTGGACCATCTAAAAGAAAGCATAAAGAGAATGAAAGGAAACAAGTAG
- a CDS encoding AraC family transcriptional regulator, translating into MNFTKPKIEKYSSNKLSYQKAKEIFERVDYQMVKQQLFLDPQLSLKKISTELAVNERQLSQTINQVSKKNFSDYINSYRVEHAKSLLLSNDHNHLKILGVAFESGFNSKDSFYTSFKKFTGKTPNQFRKQKEE; encoded by the coding sequence ATGAATTTTACAAAACCAAAAATCGAAAAATACAGCTCTAATAAACTTTCTTACCAAAAAGCAAAGGAAATCTTTGAAAGAGTGGACTATCAAATGGTTAAACAACAACTGTTTCTAGACCCACAATTATCTTTGAAAAAAATATCCACAGAGCTCGCAGTTAACGAAAGACAACTTTCCCAGACCATTAATCAAGTCTCAAAAAAGAACTTTTCAGATTACATAAACTCTTACAGAGTGGAACATGCTAAGTCTCTTTTATTATCTAACGATCATAATCATCTTAAAATTCTGGGAGTTGCTTTTGAATCTGGTTTCAATAGCAAGGATTCGTTCTACACATCGTTCAAAAAATTCACAGGGAAAACACCAAATCAGTTCAGAAAGCAAAAAGAGGAATAG
- the rseP gene encoding RIP metalloprotease RseP — MGIFTQIVMFVLIISVLVILHELGHFLPAKYFKTKVEKFYLFFDVKFSLFKKKIGETVYGIGWLPLGGYVKIAGMVDESMDTEQMKEEPKPWEFRSKPAWQRLIIMIGGVVVNFLLAWIIYTFLLFNNGDTYIPSKSLKYGIQVDSIGEKLGLKTGDKIVAVDGKPSKRFNEAVLDIILGDEVTVDRNGENLTFPLTDEGKKEVLESQGRNFIGYRSKAKVLAVLDSSVAKEAGITAGDEILRINGEKVDFWDEFTDIVQSSPNKKLDIQVLNDGKEKTITVTVPEEAKIGVYPDYDDLRTTDTFGFFQAVPAGFTRTIKVLTDQVRQFKIIFNSKTGAYKQVKGPIGIVEMMPTSWNWTFFWSFMAMFSVWLAFVNILPIPALDGGHVMFLLYEMISGRPPSQKVLERGQIVGFVILMGLMAVIFGNDIWNLVKRFI, encoded by the coding sequence ATGGGTATTTTTACGCAGATAGTGATGTTCGTGTTGATCATCTCTGTTTTGGTGATTTTGCATGAGTTGGGGCATTTTCTGCCCGCCAAATATTTTAAAACCAAAGTTGAAAAGTTTTACCTCTTTTTTGATGTTAAATTTTCCCTGTTCAAGAAAAAGATAGGGGAGACTGTTTACGGTATTGGATGGTTGCCTTTGGGCGGTTACGTTAAAATCGCCGGTATGGTGGACGAGAGCATGGATACCGAGCAAATGAAGGAGGAGCCAAAACCATGGGAGTTTCGTAGTAAACCGGCATGGCAACGTCTTATCATAATGATCGGGGGAGTAGTGGTTAATTTTCTTCTTGCATGGATTATCTACACCTTTTTACTTTTCAATAATGGCGATACCTACATTCCTTCAAAAAGTTTAAAGTACGGTATTCAGGTTGATTCAATAGGAGAGAAACTGGGTTTAAAGACCGGGGATAAAATAGTTGCTGTGGATGGTAAACCGTCCAAACGATTTAATGAAGCCGTTCTCGATATTATTTTAGGAGATGAAGTAACAGTAGACAGGAACGGTGAAAACCTGACGTTTCCACTGACCGACGAAGGCAAAAAAGAAGTGCTTGAATCTCAAGGCCGAAACTTTATTGGATATAGATCAAAGGCCAAAGTCCTAGCGGTCTTAGATTCATCTGTTGCAAAAGAGGCAGGGATAACAGCCGGGGATGAAATTTTACGTATCAATGGTGAAAAAGTTGATTTTTGGGATGAGTTTACGGATATCGTACAATCTTCACCCAATAAAAAGCTGGATATTCAAGTACTAAATGATGGAAAAGAAAAAACCATCACCGTTACTGTTCCAGAAGAGGCGAAAATAGGGGTTTATCCAGATTATGATGATCTTAGAACGACAGATACCTTTGGATTTTTTCAAGCAGTTCCCGCTGGTTTCACTAGAACTATCAAAGTTTTGACCGACCAAGTAAGACAGTTCAAAATAATATTCAATTCCAAAACAGGTGCCTATAAGCAAGTAAAAGGACCTATTGGAATTGTTGAAATGATGCCAACATCTTGGAACTGGACTTTTTTCTGGAGCTTCATGGCCATGTTCTCCGTTTGGTTGGCCTTTGTGAACATTTTGCCCATCCCAGCTTTAGATGGCGGACATGTCATGTTTTTATTATATGAAATGATCAGTGGAAGACCGCCAAGTCAAAAAGTATTGGAGCGGGGACAGATAGTAGGTTTTGTTATTTTAATGGGGCTTATGGCCGTAATCTTCGGTAATGATATCTGGAATCTTGTGAAGCGTTTTATTTAG
- a CDS encoding SCO family protein has translation MRSFFSKYKFFGVVLLLLSAVIIYLFYNALQPKKMLPVFQPSMVSQELVDSTLHYKKKYHTIADFELINQNGDMITQKNYQGKIYVADFFFTTCPTICPIMTKNMVQIQNSILDDDNVLLLSHSVTPAIDSVPQLKKYAKEKGVIDKKWNLVTGDKKQIYELARKSYLAVKTDGDGGPYDMIHTENFILVDKERRIRGFYDGTNPEEIEKLLIDLDILKASYSE, from the coding sequence ATGCGCTCATTTTTCTCAAAATACAAATTTTTTGGGGTTGTCCTGTTGCTACTTTCTGCAGTCATCATCTATTTGTTTTACAATGCGTTGCAGCCAAAAAAAATGCTTCCCGTTTTCCAACCCTCTATGGTAAGTCAAGAATTGGTCGATAGCACTTTGCACTATAAAAAAAAGTACCACACCATAGCCGATTTTGAATTGATCAATCAAAATGGCGATATGATAACCCAAAAGAATTATCAAGGCAAGATATATGTGGCAGATTTCTTTTTTACCACCTGCCCCACCATCTGCCCCATTATGACCAAAAACATGGTGCAGATACAAAATTCGATTTTGGACGATGACAACGTATTGTTGCTGTCCCATTCGGTTACCCCAGCCATTGATTCCGTACCCCAGTTAAAAAAATACGCCAAAGAAAAGGGCGTTATTGACAAAAAATGGAATTTGGTCACTGGTGATAAAAAACAAATCTATGAGCTTGCTCGAAAATCATATCTGGCAGTAAAAACCGATGGCGATGGTGGCCCCTATGATATGATCCATACCGAAAACTTTATTCTAGTGGACAAGGAACGACGTATTCGAGGTTTTTACGATGGAACCAATCCAGAAGAAATAGAGAAGCTTCTTATAGATTTGGACATCTTAAAAGCCAGCTATTCTGAATAA
- a CDS encoding FeoA family protein, with the protein MATVTDLKQGQKGIIRDFLGTALPIKLLELGCLPGNMVELIQTAPLNDPIYINVNGSHIAIRRSLAKLIELDVIEDSTTV; encoded by the coding sequence GTGGCCACAGTTACCGATCTTAAACAAGGGCAAAAGGGAATTATACGTGATTTTTTAGGAACCGCTCTTCCTATAAAGTTATTGGAATTGGGATGCTTGCCAGGTAACATGGTGGAACTGATACAGACAGCGCCTTTAAACGACCCTATTTACATCAACGTGAATGGAAGCCACATAGCTATAAGACGTTCTTTGGCTAAACTTATTGAGCTTGATGTTATTGAAGATTCCACGACCGTATGA